The window TAAATACGGGAGTATATTATGTCTAATAATGATAATATAAACGAAAAAGACTTAGATGAAACTTATTTTGTAGAAGAAGAAGAGATAAAAAAAGTTTTTGAAGAAGAAGTAATTGAAGAAGACGAAGATGAAGAGTTACCACCACAAGAAAAAGAAGGTTATGTAGTTAAACCAACAATTTTAGATGAAGAAAAAAATGGATTAACTCCTGTTAGTTTAGTAAAAGAAATGAAAAGTGCTTTTATTGAATATGCAATGAGTGTTATAGTTTCTCGTGCTTTACCAGATGCAAAAGATGGTCTAAAACCAGTTCATAGACGTATTTTATACGGAATGAGTGAACTTGGTATGTTTTATAATCAGCCTCATAAAAAAGCAGCTCGTATAGTTGGAGATGTATTAGGAAAATACCACCCACATGGTGATAGTTCAGTTTATGAAGCTATGGTAAGAATGGCACAAGATTTTAGTTTAAGATATCCACTAATTGATGGCCATGGTAACTTTGGTTCAATCGACGGAGATGAAGCAGCTGCGATGCGTTATACAGAAGCTAGAATGAGTAAAATAGCTTCTTTAATGGTTGATAGTATTAAAAAAAATACAGTAGATTTTATTGATAACTATGATGCTTCAGAAAAAGAACCAGTAGTTTTACCAGCTAGATTTCCAAATTTACTTGTTTCAGGAACAAGTGGTATTGCAGTTGGTATGGCTACTAGCATACCCCCACATAATTTAAATGATGTAATTAATGCTTCTATTGCTTTAGCTGCAAATCCACAAATAAGTATTGATAAATTAATTGAAATAGTTCAAGCACCTGATTTTCCCACAGCAGGAATTTTATTTGATAAAAAATCAGTAATTCAAGCTTATAAAACAGGTAGAGGTAGTGTTACAATTCGTTCAAAAGCTCATATTGAAAAATATGCAAATGGTAAAAGTAAAATTGTTGTTACTGAAATTCCTTATGCAATTAGAAAAACAGATATTATTGAAAAAATATCACTTTTAATTAAAGAAAAAAGAATTGAAGGAATTCAAGATTTTAGAGATGAATCTAACCGTGAAGGAATTAGAATCGTAATTGATATCAAAAAAAATGTTATTCCTGAAATTATTCTTAATAATCTATATAAATTAACTCAATTACAAACTCGTTTTTCAATTAATACAATTGCCCTTGTTAATAATGAACCTAAGTTATTAAACTTAAAAGAATGTTTAGAAGTTTATTTAGAACATCAAAGAGATGTTGTAACGAGAAGATTAAATTTTGATCTAGAAAAAGATGAACAAAGAGCACATATTTTAGAAGGTCTTAAAATAGCTGTTGAAAATATTGATAAAGTTATTGAAATTATTAAAAAATCTTCAACTGATGTAGAAGCACAAAAAACATTATCTCAAACTTATAATTTAACTGAAATTCAAACTAAAGCTATTGTTGATATGCGTTTAGGTCGTTTAACTGGTCTAGCTATTGAAAAAATGGAAGAAGAACTTAATGCATTAAAACAAAGAATTGCAGAATTTAAAGATATTTTATCTCATCAAGATAAATTGACTCAATTAATTATTGATGAACTAACTGAAATTAAAAATCAATTTGGTGATAAACGTCGTTCAGAAATTCGTTGAGATTTAAATTATTCAATTGAAGATGAAGATTTAATTCCTCAAAAAGACATAATTATAACTTATACAACAAATAATTACATTAAGAGCACTTTATTAGAAGAATACCGTGAACAAAAACGTGGTGGAACAGGTTCTATTGGTGCTAAAACATATTCAGATGATAATGTTAAAAATATAATTCATACAAACACTCATACAGACATTTTAATTCTTACTTCTAAAGGTAAAATTTTTAGAATAAGAGGACATGAAATTCCTAATGTATCAAAAAGTGCAAAAGGTACTCCAATTGTTAATATAATTCCAAATATTGATAAAGATGAAAATATTAGTACAATCATTTCAACTGATAGTTATGATGAGAATTTATATTTACTAACAGTAACTAAAAAAGGTATGATTAAAAGAACTTCTTTAGATCAATATGAAAAAATTAATATTTCAGGTAAAAAAGCATTACTTCTAAATGATGATGATGAATTAGTAAATGCAAAAATTGTAACAGAAGATGAAGAAGTTTATATTGGAAGTTCAAGCAATCATTTAGCAAGATACGATATTTCTAACGTAAGAGAAACTGCAAGAAGTACTCGAGGAGTTTTTGGTATTAAATTAGCTAAAAATGAACACGTTATAAGTGCTTCAAGTTCAAATGAAGGTAAATACATTTTTAGTTTAGGTGCAGAAGGATTTGGTAAATTAACACTTGCATCTGAATTTAGAAAAACAGCAAGAAATACAAAAGGTGTTTTAGCATTAAATGGAGAAAAAGCTGGTAATTTAATTTATGCAGCAGCTTGTGAAGGTAATGAAGATTTAATGATAATAACTAAAAATAATATGGTTATTAGATTTAATTTAAAATTGGTTTCAACTTCAGCAAGAAACACTAAAGGTGTAAAATTAATTAATTTAAAAAACAAAAAAGATGAAATAGTAGCTGTTACTAAAATTAATTTTAGTGATGAAGAAACAGAAGAAGAAATAACAAAATAATTACAAAATAAACAGTAAATAACAAAATACAATAGTTTTGTTTATTTTTGTATTTAAAAAAATGATTTAACTAATTAAAAGGAAATATATGAAAGTAGCAATAGTAGTTGATTCAAGTTGTGGTTTAACTCAAGAAGAAGCTAAACAAAGAGGTTGATATTATTTACCTATCCAAATTGATATAGATAATAAAATTTTTAAAGATGGAGTTGATGTAGATTATCAAAGTATTTTTGATCATATTAAAAAAAATTCACGTGTATTAACAAGTGCAACACTTTTAGGTCAAGCAATTAATTTAATTGATAATTTACAAAAAGAATATGACAAAATTATAATTTATCCGATTTCTCAAAAATTGTCAAGTCAGTATCAAATGTTAAAAATGGCTTTTGTTGGTAATGAAAAAGTTTATGTTATTCCTTCTCAAAAAATCTCTTTACCAATTATTATGGAACTTTCTTCATTTGAAGCTTTATTAAAAAAATCTAAATATGAAGAAGCTTTAAAAGTATTTAATCAATCTGATAATAATATTTATTTAGTTCCAGAAAATGGTGAAGCTTTAGTTAGAGGAGGAAGATTAACTCCAACAGCTGCTTCAATTGCTAAATTACTTAAAATAGTTCCTATCATTGAATTTAAAAATGGTGAATTAATAAAATATGGCAAAGGACGTGTTTTTGATAAAACAATTATTAAATTAGCAAAAGAAATTTATGTACCTGAACTATCTAAAAATTTAATTTTAATTAATGCAAATAATGAAAATATTGAAAAATTAGCACATGATATTTTAAATAATTTAGATATTGATGAAATTTATATTACAAATATGCCTCCAACAATAAGTGTTCATGCTGGAAATCGTGCTGTTGCACTTTTATATGCTAAAACACACCCAACAGAATTAGAAATCTTAAATCAACACATGAAAAAAATTACAAAAAATCATTAGGAGATAAACATGGAAAAAAATCATTTATTTCCCTCAATTAGATTTAAAGAATTTACTAACGCTTGGTATCAGGAAAAAATAGAAGAAATATATTCTTTTGCTTCAGAAGGTGGTACACCTGCAACAAACAATTTAAATTATTATAATAATGGAAACATTCCATTTGTAAAAATTGAAGATACTATAGATAAATACATTTATAAAACTGAAAGTTATATTAATGAAATTGGATTAAAAAATTCTTCAGCATGACTTGTACCTAAAAATAATATTATTTTAACAAATGGTGCAACAATTGGAAATGTTGCAATAAATAAAATACCTTTAACAACTAAACAAGGTATTTTAGCATTGATAATCAAAAATGGGTACAATGTTGAATATATTTATTATTTATTAAAAAATAAATATTTTCAAAAAGAATTAAATAAAAATTCTAGCATCGGGACTTTTGCTAATATTACATTGCAAAATATTTCTAAAATTAATATTACTAAAAACTCAAAAGAACAAAAATTAATTTCAAATTTATTTATTCTTTTTGATAATTTAATATCAATATGAAAAATGAAATTATCAAATTTAGAAAATCTAAAAAACTTATTTTTAAATAAAATGTTTGTATAAATACACTCTTTTCACTATATTTTGAGTGTATTTTTATTATTTTGCTATCGTTTGGTATAGGAAAGAATAGATGCATTCTTTGATATATTTAGTGTGGAATTTATTAATAAGAATTTACAAAAACCTCATTACAAATACAAAATATTTAATGGTGGTACAACATAAACTGGTAAATATAAATTTTTCAACCAATCTCCCATTAAAATTTTAATTTCAGCAAGAAGATCAATTGGATCTATAAATTTTATTGAAGAATATTTTTGAGCAGGTAATTCTGTTTTTTCATTAAATTTAAAAAATTGTAATCTACATAATATTTATTTTTCAAAATAAATCCAAAAATTTTCAATAATAATTCCAATGTTGGAACAATACCACAATTTTATAAAAAATATAAATAGTTTAAAATCAACATATCAAATAAAAATGAACAAGAAAAAATAGTTCTTTATTTAAAAACTTAATTATTTAATAAATATTGAAACTAAAAAAGTTAATAATTTGGAAAATTTAAAAAATATTCTTTTAAACAAAATGTTCATATAAATGTAATATTTTGAACTTCAGAAACATTTCCTTATATTGCAATTCACTAATTTTAAAACTTATTTTTTTAGCTAAAAAATAATGTAGCTTTGTTAAAGCGTAAGTTAAAAATGTTTGAAAACATCAAAAATTTGCTCTTAAATAAGATGTTTGCTAATTAGATTTATAAATATTAATACAGAATTACACAAAAAAGTGATAAATAGCACACTTAATTGTGTAATTTTTATTATTTTCACTTACGCTTTAACAAAGAGACAGAAAAATTAATGTTGTTTAGTAATTTAGAATTTTGAATTTGTTCATCTAAATTTGTAATGAAAAACACTTCATCTTTAATATTTTTCAAACTAAAAGTATTTCTAATTCCAGTATTAGTATTAGATGATTTTAATTTACTAAAATGTAAAGTTTTAAAATAAAAATTTATAAATTTATCATCTATAACATTAGTAGTATGAAAAACTTCATATATATTACTTATTAAACCTTTTTCTACATTATTATAATAAGCAAGTGAACAAACATCTATTCTAGATGGATTGAATGCAAAAGAATTAGGTAATATACTTTTTGAAGTATTCTTATTTGCATTAACTGATT is drawn from Mycoplasma miroungirhinis and contains these coding sequences:
- a CDS encoding DegV family protein, with the protein product MKVAIVVDSSCGLTQEEAKQRGWYYLPIQIDIDNKIFKDGVDVDYQSIFDHIKKNSRVLTSATLLGQAINLIDNLQKEYDKIIIYPISQKLSSQYQMLKMAFVGNEKVYVIPSQKISLPIIMELSSFEALLKKSKYEEALKVFNQSDNNIYLVPENGEALVRGGRLTPTAASIAKLLKIVPIIEFKNGELIKYGKGRVFDKTIIKLAKEIYVPELSKNLILINANNENIEKLAHDILNNLDIDEIYITNMPPTISVHAGNRAVALLYAKTHPTELEILNQHMKKITKNH
- a CDS encoding restriction endonuclease subunit S → MEKNHLFPSIRFKEFTNAWYQEKIEEIYSFASEGGTPATNNLNYYNNGNIPFVKIEDTIDKYIYKTESYINEIGLKNSSAWLVPKNNIILTNGATIGNVAINKIPLTTKQGILALIIKNGYNVEYIYYLLKNKYFQKELNKNSSIGTFANITLQNISKINITKNSKEQKLISNLFILFDNLISIWKMKLSNLENLKNLFLNKMFV
- the gyrA gene encoding DNA gyrase subunit A, which gives rise to MKSAFIEYAMSVIVSRALPDAKDGLKPVHRRILYGMSELGMFYNQPHKKAARIVGDVLGKYHPHGDSSVYEAMVRMAQDFSLRYPLIDGHGNFGSIDGDEAAAMRYTEARMSKIASLMVDSIKKNTVDFIDNYDASEKEPVVLPARFPNLLVSGTSGIAVGMATSIPPHNLNDVINASIALAANPQISIDKLIEIVQAPDFPTAGILFDKKSVIQAYKTGRGSVTIRSKAHIEKYANGKSKIVVTEIPYAIRKTDIIEKISLLIKEKRIEGIQDFRDESNREGIRIVIDIKKNVIPEIILNNLYKLTQLQTRFSINTIALVNNEPKLLNLKECLEVYLEHQRDVVTRRLNFDLEKDEQRAHILEGLKIAVENIDKVIEIIKKSSTDVEAQKTLSQTYNLTEIQTKAIVDMRLGRLTGLAIEKMEEELNALKQRIAEFKDILSHQDKLTQLIIDELTEIKNQFGDKRRSEIRWDLNYSIEDEDLIPQKDIIITYTTNNYIKSTLLEEYREQKRGGTGSIGAKTYSDDNVKNIIHTNTHTDILILTSKGKIFRIRGHEIPNVSKSAKGTPIVNIIPNIDKDENISTIISTDSYDENLYLLTVTKKGMIKRTSLDQYEKINISGKKALLLNDDDELVNAKIVTEDEEVYIGSSSNHLARYDISNVRETARSTRGVFGIKLAKNEHVISASSSNEGKYIFSLGAEGFGKLTLASEFRKTARNTKGVLALNGEKAGNLIYAAACEGNEDLMIITKNNMVIRFNLKLVSTSARNTKGVKLINLKNKKDEIVAVTKINFSDEETEEEITK